One Ornithodoros turicata isolate Travis unplaced genomic scaffold, ASM3712646v1 ctg00000746.1, whole genome shotgun sequence DNA window includes the following coding sequences:
- the LOC135374733 gene encoding mothers against decapentaplegic homolog 6-like — protein MVIITMAVRKIVTHSLKTCRHLGYALLRRIKAYLRISRHFVKRLQHLTASLQTLLAPVSSHQSAGTSSANGTSTSSIGIDAEPWCTLAYWELNERVGPLYPVNRPWLHVSYDEASPPHSCKEETLSIGSLAKTRTTPCKEAVARTRAKIGLGVTLLRERDGVWVYNQSEHAVFVNSPTLDGPNVRNLTVFKVAPGYSLRVFDWERAALYRHHYQRHPPNEPFDTDSVHISFVKGWGNNYSRRIVTSCPCSLELLFRVPAR, from the exons ATGGTTATAATAACTATGGCTGTGCGCAAGATAGTGACGCATTCATTGAAGACGTGCAGACACTTAGGATATGCATTGTTACGGCGCATCAAGGCGTATCTTCGCATTTCAAGGCATTTTGTCAAAAGATTGCAGCACCTCACTGCATCGCTGCAAACTTTACTAGCACCAGTTTCATCGCATCAGAGTGCAG GCACGTCATCAGCCAACGGCACCAGCACATCATCCATAGGCATTGACGCGGAGCCCTGGTGTACCTTGGCCTATTGGGAACTGAACGAGCGGGTCGGGCCCCTCTACCCGGTGAACAGGCCATGGCTGCACGTGTCCTATGACGAAGCATCACCTCCACACTCCTGCAAGGAAGAGACGCTGAGCATTGGGTCCCTGGCCAAGACCCGCACGACCCCATGCAAGGAAGCAGTCGCTCGCACGAGGGCCAAGATAGGCCTCGGTGTGACGCTGCTCAGAGAGCGAGATGGGGTCTGGGTCTACAACCAGTCGGAACATGCCGTCTTCGTCAACTCTCCCACTCTAGACGGTCCAAACGTGCGGAACCTGACCGTTTTCAAGGTTGCACCAG GCTACTCCTTGCGCGTCTTCGACTGGGAGCGGGCGGCGCTGTACCGCCACCACTACCAGAGACACCCTCCAAACGAGCCGTTTGACACAGACTCGGTGCACATCTCGTTTGTCAAGGGATGGGGCAACAATTACTCGAGACGGATCGTCACATCGTGCCCCTGCTCTCTGGAACTCCTTTTCCGTGTGCCAGCGAGGTGA